In Panicum virgatum strain AP13 chromosome 4N, P.virgatum_v5, whole genome shotgun sequence, a single window of DNA contains:
- the LOC120669587 gene encoding calcium/calmodulin-regulated receptor-like kinase 2, with protein MVDRTRAVLIGVTAGVAAAVLAAACVLLAIWLYRRRASVAARTRSVESPSATLRADGDRCASLDSSVSVSVVSESVADWGHPPPAKRAAFWAWRGGAGHNGREQPPLTVSGIPKYHYKDLQKATSNFTTILGQGSFGPVYKAVMATGEVVAVKVLASDSRQGEREFQTEVALLSRLHHRNLVNLVGYCVEKGQRILIYEYMSNGSLARLLYGDNKRSLSWQERLQIAHDISHGIEYLHEGAVPPVIHRDLKSDNILLDHSMRAKVADFGLSKEEVYDGRKSGLKGTYGYMDPDYMSTNKLTKKSDVYSFGIILFELITAINPQQGLMDYINLAAIGGEGRVDWDEILDKDLLVGSIPEEVRMLADVAYRCVNKSPRKRPWISEVTQAISRLRQRQLTKHDALTLPRSETRTVLRRIEYQHVELSDLTSMKELTPIRA; from the exons ATGGTCGACAGAACGAGGGCCGTGCTCATCGGGGTCACCGCCGGCGTCGCGGCCGCGGTGCTCGCGGCGGCGTGCGTGCTCCTCGCCATCTGGCTGTACCGCCGGCGGGCCAGCGTCGCCGCCCGGACGCGTTCCGTGGAGTCGCCCTCAGCGACGCTGCGGGCCGATGGCGACCGCTGCGCCAGCCTCGACTCCAGCGTCTCCGTCTCGGTGGTCTCCGAGAGCGTCGCCGACTGgggccacccgccgccggcgaagcgCGCCGCGTTCTGGGCCTGgagaggcggcgccggccacaATGGCAGGGAGCAGCCGCCGCTGACCGTTTCCGGGATCCCAAAATACCACTACAA GGATCTGCAGAAAGCTACCAGCAACTTTACTACAATTCTGGGGCAAGGATCGTTCGGTCCTGTGTACAAGGCTGTAATGGCCACCGGTGAAGTGGTAGCTGTAAAAGTGCTCGCGAGTGATTCAAGGCAAGGGGAAAGAGAGTTCCAGACTGAG GTAGCTTTGCTTAGCAGGCTGCATCATAGGAACCTTGTTAATTTGGTTGGGTATTGTGTGGAAAAAGGTCAGCGCATTCTGATTTACGAGTACATGAGCAATGGGAGTTTGGCAAGACTTTTGTACG GCGACAATAAACGGAGTTTGAGCTGGCAAGAAAGGCTGCAAATTGCCCATGATATCTCTCATGGGATTGAGTATCTGCATGAAGGG GCTGTTCCACCTGTTATTCACAGAGACCTAAAATCTGATAATATACTTTTGGACCATTCAATGAGGGCCAAG GTTGCAGACTTTGGTCTATCAAAGGAGGAAGTATATGATGGAAGGAAATCGGGCCTCAAGGGCACCTATGGATATATGGATCCGGACTACATGTCCACAAATAAGTTAACAAAGAAGAGTGACGTGTATAGTTTTGGCATTATACTTTTTGAACTGATAACAGCCATAAATCCGCAGCAAGGTCTAATGGATTACATTAATCTG GCAGCAAttggaggggagggaagggttGATTGGGATGAGATACTCGACAAGGACCTCCTAGTAGGGAGCATCCCTGAAGAGGTCAGGATGCTTGCTGATGTTGCCTACCGATGCGTTAACAAGAGTCCAAGGAAGCGCCCCTGGATATCAGAGGTCACGCAGGCCATCTCAAGGCTCAGGCAGCGCCAGCTGACAAAGCATGATGCTCTGACTTTACCAAGGAGCGAAACTAGAACCGTCCTGAGGAGGATAGAGTACCAGCATGTCGAGCTGAGTGACCTTACCAGCATGAAAGAACTGACGCCCATAAGGGCATGA
- the LOC120669586 gene encoding phosphatidylinositol 4-kinase gamma 5-like: MSRNLESPVQTQMAVSVLDRALSSEYPTKSVSESKVGGWKRLFVQTDTGCVLAVQLDRGDNVHTVKRKLQVALNFPTEESSLTLGDRVLKNDLSTIRNDSPLLLTKTFMHRSSSTPCMSPTGKDLQQLRDRDCPIELLVCPSRCSRTRQLVKDVARAIRKGVDPVPVNSGLGGAYYFRNSKGENAAIVKPNDEEPFAPNNPKGFIGKSLGQPGLKRSVRVGETGFREVAAYLLDHDNSANVPPTVLVKISHPVFHMNEGVNCSNKNVADGDTQVVSKIASFQQYIPHDFDASDHGTSSFPVSAVHRIGILDIRIFNTDRHAGNLLVRKQTGAGTFGNQTELIPIDHGLSLPECLEDPYFEWIHWPQASVPFSEDELQYIANLDPVKDADMLRMELPMIREACLRVLILSTIFLKEATAFGLCLAEIGEMMSRELTGMEDLPSELEFVCMEARRLATEQEDRSTEHDSGDENLTQFELDGEDHEMPKEPSAHQFEFKRRNSRNQLSKLDEADEEEEEEEDDIEEVESGAGKLACPKPVNKWLANISKLSTSLKGVSLTDKTQRQLSAGPKIVNSVKTSKSSSNDHGSQLCNWGSANDMLPASVSFVKLADMGPEMWGSFLEKFQELLPEAFHSRKSSVTAQRAKPRLGTSCPVLS, encoded by the coding sequence ATGTCTCGCAACTTGGAGAGCCCAGTGCAAACTCAGATGGCAGTTTCAGTCTTGGACCGAGCTCTTAGCAGTGAGTACCCTACCAAAAGTGTAAGTGAGTCCAAGGTTGGTGGATGGAAACGTCTCTTTGTCCAAACTGACACTGGTTGTGTCCTGGCTGTTCAACTGGATCGCGGTGACAATGTGCACACAGTCAAGAGAAAGCTGCAGGTAGCCCTCAATTTTCCGACCGAGGAGAGTTCTCTGACATTAGGTGATCGTGTCCTAAAAAATGATCTCAGCACCATCAGAAATGATTCCCCATTGCTTCTCACCAAGACATTCATGCATCGAAGCTCCTCCACACCATGCATGTCTCCTACAGGCAAGGATCTCCAGCAACTAAGAGATAGGGATTGTCCAATTGAACTGTTAGTATGCCCGAGCCGCTGCTCTCGAACAAGGCAGCTTGTGAAGGATGTTGCTAGGGCTATAAGAAAAGGTGTGGATCCAGTACCTGTCAATAGCGGGCTTGGTGGTGCCTACTATTTCAGGAACAGCAAAGGTGAGAATGCTGCAATTGTGAAGCCAAATGACGAGGAGCCATTTGCACCCAACAACCCAAAAGGTTTTATAGGAAAATCTCTTGGGCAGCCAGGCCTCAAAAGATCAGTTCGAGTTGGTGAGACTGGTTTCAGAGAGGTTGCTGCCTACCTTTTGGACCATGATAACTCTGCTAATGTCCCTCCAACAGTTCTCGTTAAGATTTCTCATCCTGTGTTTCATATGAATGAAGGCGTGAACTGTTCTAACAAGAATGTTGCTGATGGTGATACTCAAGTTGTTAGCAAGATTGCATCATTTCAGCAGTATATTCCTCATGATTTTGATGCCAGTGATCATGGCACTTCAAGCTTTCCCGTTTCCGCTGTCCATAGGATTGGTATTCTTGATATCAGGATCTTCAACACTGATAGACATGCTGGAAATCTTCTGGTAAGGAAGCAGACTGGAGCAGGAACATTTGGGAATCAAACTGAGCTTATTCCTATTGATCATGGTCTCAGCCTTCCGGAGTGTTTGGAGGATCCTTATTTTGAATGGATCCACTGGCCTCAGGCATCAGTACCGTTCTCTGAGGATGAACTCCAGTACATTGCAAATCTTGATCCAGTGAAAGATGCTGACATGCTGCGTATGGAGTTGCCTATGATCCGCGAAGCATGCCTGCGAGTACTAATACTCTCAACCATATTTCTGAAAGAAGCCACGGCATTTGGTCTGTGCCTTGCAGAGATTGGGGAGATGATGAGCAGGGAACTTACTGGGATGGAAGATCTGCCAAGTGAGCTAGAGTTTGTCTGCATGGAGGCAAGGAGGCTAGCAACAGAACAAGAAGACAGGTCAACAGAACATGACTCTGGTGATGAGAATTTAACTCAATTTGAACTGGATGGTGAAGATCATGAAATGCCAAAAGAACCATCTGCCCATCAGTTTGAATTTAAGCGGCGAAACTCCAGAAACCAACTCTCTAAATTGGATGAggctgatgaagaagaagaggaagaggaagatgaCATTGAGGAGGTAGAAAGCGGTGCAGGAAAGTTAGCATGCCCTAAGCCTGTCAATAAATGGCTTGCTAACATTTCGAAGCTGTCGACCTCACTAAAGGGTGTCAGTCTAACAGACAAAACCCAGCGTCAACTGTCTGCTGGTCCTAAGATTGTGAATTCTGTGAAAACTTCTAAGAGCAGTAGCAATGACCATGGCTCTCAACTTTGTAACTGGGGGAGTGCAAATGATATGCTCCCAGCAAGTGTGAGCTTCGTCAAACTGGCTGACATGGGACCTGAGATGTGGGGGTCGTTCCTTGAGAAGTTCCAGGAGCTGCTGCCTGAGGCATTCCACTCACGCAAGAGCAGCGTGACAGCACAAAGGGCAAAGCCGAGGCTTGGCACTTCTTGCCCAGTTTTGAGTTAG